One genomic region from uncultured Subdoligranulum sp. encodes:
- the rnc gene encoding ribonuclease III: protein MATHKPEELQKVLHYQFKNPALLRIALTHTSFANESKVPTTHNERLEFLGDSVLSVVAADYLFHHSTRPEGELTRMRASLVSEDALFQFAQEIHLGDYLRLGHGEDLGGGRNRPSVVSDAFEAVIAALYLDGGLEVARNFILPFLTEGKTAEEDYKTRLQEVVQQNPNARLRYEVESETGPDHAKQFTVAVYCDNERLAEGVGRSKKAAEQHAARQALDRLQSQR, encoded by the coding sequence GTGGCTACGCATAAACCCGAAGAACTGCAGAAGGTTCTGCACTATCAGTTCAAGAATCCCGCCCTGCTGCGCATCGCCCTGACCCACACCAGCTTCGCCAACGAGAGCAAAGTCCCCACCACCCACAACGAGCGGCTGGAGTTTCTCGGCGACAGTGTGCTGTCGGTGGTGGCGGCGGACTATCTGTTCCATCACTCCACCCGGCCGGAGGGCGAACTGACCCGCATGCGGGCCAGCCTGGTCAGCGAGGATGCCCTCTTCCAGTTCGCCCAGGAGATCCATCTGGGCGACTACCTGCGGCTGGGCCACGGCGAGGACCTGGGGGGCGGGCGCAACCGTCCCAGCGTGGTGTCTGACGCCTTTGAGGCAGTCATCGCCGCCCTCTATCTGGACGGCGGGCTGGAAGTGGCCCGCAATTTCATCCTGCCCTTCCTCACCGAGGGCAAGACCGCCGAGGAAGATTACAAGACCCGCCTGCAGGAAGTGGTGCAGCAGAATCCCAACGCCCGCCTGCGCTACGAGGTGGAGAGCGAGACCGGCCCCGACCATGCCAAGCAGTTCACCGTCGCCGTCTACTGCGACAATGAGCGGCTGGCCGAAGGGGTGGGCCGCAGCAAGAAGGCGGCCGAACAGCACGCCGCCAGGCAGGCGCTGGACCGCCTGCAGTCCCAACGCTAA
- the smc gene encoding chromosome segregation protein SMC produces MRLKELEIQGFKSFPDRTKITIGNGITGVVGPNGSGKSNISDSIRWVLGETSSKQLRGSGKMEDVIFGGTQTRGAMGYASVALTIDNSDHGLDMDADEVTIGRRYYRSGESEYSINGQNVRLKDVYELLLDTGLGRDGYAIVGQGRIAEIVGAKSGERREIFEEASGIAKYRYRKNEAERRLAAAEGNLERLRDILGELEKRVGPLKRDSEKAQQFLELSATRKSLEVTLWVDAIRRANESLRDQQRKYEAAQADYERLSRQLDEFDARSNSLREQAQGYVLQVEQANADIRALTEQNAGSESQVAVLKNESEHSRFRIDEANAELERVGQGRQSIEKEAAEHRAAIEKLQAGLTALDEGIAALRENLRALEEKAAASGQRRDVIDAAMARLQDTATSAKVRIAAARTAADAADARRTEAEHQVQEARAAAEKAEGEKAQATRRLQEAEEAVTRNDNIKAGLKLKLESRRRQQAEAADALQKADRERSNASQRIHILEELERNMDGYQQSVKSVMRAAAGRRLRGIIGPVAGILTVRKGYEVAIETALGFALQNIVVEDQGCARAAIAFLKEERAGRATFLPLDTVQGSRFNGRLSGTAEVAADLVTTDPKYQHIIDNLLGRIIVVEDLTEASAVARNLGYRNRIVTLDGQVINAGGSFTGGSTARSVGVFSRKQELDELRKKLTKLDEKHAQAEKELAARKAEVDNLTAQLSGAEAEGMTAASERLRASLDLDRLNGAVAQYGETLRTLQQEVEAQQQARAASDAEYTAAEAERQKAEAELEQYAAELAQLGESTGSLTAERETITQQLSEKQMQRLADEKDISLHQASLESLESRTGENDARVRELQASIQAARTQIEANQLKIAEIERARGENQQKIAAAEEVIRTANAARMETESASAKLAQENRTLTDEREKMSGEMARLAERRTAAENELNDTNTKLWEEYQLTDTEARALCVPFDSLTELRRQVAETRSRIRALGNVNVGAIDEYKEVKERYDFLKAQVTDVEKAKAELTKMIAELCSEMEELFTSSFKEINRHFGHIFRELFGGGHARLYLSDENNVLESGIEIEVSPPGKVIKNLSALSGGEQALVAISIYFAILNVNPAPFCILDEIEAALDDVNVVRYAQYLRRMTEHTQFIVITHRRGTMEAADVLYGVTMQEDGVSKILRLDLENVSADLIS; encoded by the coding sequence ATGCGCCTGAAAGAACTGGAAATCCAGGGCTTCAAGTCCTTCCCCGACCGCACCAAGATCACCATCGGCAACGGCATCACCGGTGTCGTGGGACCCAACGGCTCGGGCAAATCCAATATCTCCGACTCCATCCGCTGGGTGCTGGGCGAGACCAGCTCCAAGCAGCTGCGCGGCTCCGGCAAGATGGAGGATGTCATCTTCGGCGGCACCCAGACCCGGGGTGCCATGGGCTATGCCTCGGTGGCGCTGACCATCGACAACAGCGACCATGGCCTGGACATGGATGCCGACGAGGTGACCATCGGCCGCCGGTACTACCGCAGCGGCGAAAGTGAATATTCCATCAACGGCCAGAACGTCCGCCTGAAGGATGTCTACGAACTGCTGCTGGACACCGGCCTCGGCCGGGACGGCTACGCCATTGTAGGCCAGGGCCGCATTGCCGAGATCGTGGGTGCCAAGTCCGGCGAGCGCCGGGAAATTTTTGAGGAAGCGTCGGGCATTGCCAAGTACCGCTACCGCAAAAACGAGGCGGAACGCCGCCTGGCTGCCGCCGAGGGCAACCTGGAACGGCTGCGGGACATCCTGGGCGAACTGGAAAAGCGGGTGGGTCCCCTGAAGCGGGACAGCGAGAAGGCCCAGCAGTTCCTGGAACTGTCGGCCACCCGCAAGAGCCTGGAAGTGACGCTTTGGGTGGATGCCATCCGCCGCGCCAACGAGTCCCTGCGGGACCAGCAGCGCAAGTACGAGGCCGCCCAGGCCGACTATGAGCGGCTGAGCCGCCAGCTGGACGAGTTTGACGCCAGGAGCAATTCCCTGCGGGAACAGGCCCAGGGGTATGTGCTCCAGGTGGAGCAGGCCAACGCCGACATCCGCGCCCTCACCGAACAAAACGCCGGCAGCGAGAGCCAGGTGGCCGTTCTCAAGAACGAGAGCGAGCACAGCCGGTTCCGCATCGACGAGGCCAATGCCGAGCTGGAGCGGGTGGGCCAGGGCCGCCAGAGCATCGAGAAGGAGGCCGCCGAACACCGCGCCGCCATCGAGAAGCTGCAGGCCGGCCTGACCGCCCTGGACGAGGGCATTGCCGCGTTGCGGGAGAACCTGCGGGCCCTCGAGGAGAAGGCCGCCGCCAGCGGCCAGCGCCGGGATGTCATCGACGCCGCCATGGCACGGCTGCAGGACACCGCCACCTCCGCCAAGGTGCGCATCGCCGCGGCCCGTACCGCCGCCGATGCCGCCGATGCCCGCCGCACCGAGGCGGAGCATCAGGTCCAGGAGGCCCGCGCCGCCGCCGAAAAGGCGGAGGGCGAGAAGGCCCAGGCTACCCGCCGTCTGCAGGAGGCCGAGGAGGCCGTCACCCGCAACGACAACATCAAGGCGGGTCTCAAACTCAAACTGGAAAGCCGCCGCCGTCAGCAGGCGGAGGCCGCCGACGCCCTCCAGAAAGCCGACAGGGAGCGGTCCAACGCCTCCCAGCGCATCCACATTCTGGAAGAACTGGAACGGAACATGGACGGCTACCAGCAGAGCGTCAAGAGCGTCATGCGGGCCGCCGCGGGGCGCCGCCTGCGGGGCATCATCGGCCCGGTGGCGGGCATCCTCACGGTGCGCAAGGGCTACGAGGTGGCCATCGAGACCGCCCTGGGCTTTGCCTTGCAGAACATCGTGGTGGAGGACCAGGGCTGTGCCCGGGCCGCCATCGCCTTCCTGAAAGAGGAGCGGGCGGGCCGCGCCACCTTCCTGCCGCTGGACACCGTCCAGGGCAGCCGTTTTAACGGCCGCCTTTCCGGCACCGCCGAGGTGGCCGCCGACCTGGTCACCACCGACCCGAAATACCAGCATATCATCGACAATTTGCTGGGCCGCATCATCGTGGTGGAGGACCTGACCGAGGCCTCCGCCGTGGCCCGCAATCTCGGCTACCGCAACCGCATCGTCACGCTGGACGGCCAGGTCATCAACGCCGGCGGTTCCTTCACCGGCGGCTCCACCGCCCGCAGCGTGGGCGTCTTCAGCCGCAAACAGGAGCTGGACGAACTGCGGAAAAAGCTCACCAAGCTGGACGAAAAGCACGCCCAGGCCGAGAAAGAGCTGGCCGCCCGCAAGGCCGAGGTGGATAACCTGACGGCCCAGCTGTCCGGCGCCGAGGCGGAGGGCATGACCGCCGCCTCCGAGCGTCTGCGCGCCAGCCTGGATCTCGACCGTCTCAACGGGGCGGTGGCCCAGTACGGCGAGACGCTGCGCACTCTCCAGCAGGAGGTGGAAGCCCAGCAGCAGGCCCGCGCCGCCAGCGACGCGGAATACACCGCCGCCGAGGCGGAACGCCAGAAGGCCGAGGCCGAACTGGAACAGTACGCCGCCGAGCTGGCCCAGCTGGGAGAGAGCACGGGCTCTCTTACCGCCGAGCGGGAAACCATCACCCAGCAGCTCTCCGAAAAGCAGATGCAGCGGCTGGCCGACGAAAAGGACATCAGCCTGCACCAGGCCTCTCTGGAAAGCCTCGAGAGCCGCACCGGCGAGAACGACGCCCGGGTGCGGGAACTCCAGGCCTCCATCCAGGCGGCCAGGACCCAGATCGAGGCCAATCAGTTGAAGATCGCCGAGATCGAGCGGGCCCGCGGGGAGAACCAGCAGAAGATCGCCGCCGCCGAGGAGGTCATCCGCACGGCCAACGCCGCCCGGATGGAAACCGAATCGGCCTCCGCCAAGCTGGCCCAGGAGAACCGCACCCTCACCGACGAGCGGGAGAAGATGAGCGGCGAGATGGCCCGTCTGGCCGAGCGCCGCACCGCTGCCGAGAACGAACTCAACGATACCAACACCAAACTCTGGGAGGAGTACCAGCTCACCGACACCGAGGCAAGGGCCCTCTGCGTGCCCTTTGACTCGCTGACCGAGCTGCGCCGCCAGGTGGCGGAGACCCGCTCCAGGATCCGCGCCCTGGGCAATGTGAACGTGGGCGCCATCGACGAGTACAAGGAGGTCAAGGAGCGGTACGATTTCCTGAAAGCCCAGGTCACCGACGTGGAGAAGGCCAAGGCCGAACTCACCAAGATGATCGCCGAGCTGTGCAGCGAGATGGAGGAACTGTTCACCAGCTCTTTCAAGGAGATTAACCGTCACTTCGGCCATATCTTCCGGGAGCTGTTCGGCGGCGGCCACGCCCGGCTGTATCTGTCCGACGAGAACAACGTCCTGGAATCCGGCATCGAGATCGAAGTCTCGCCGCCGGGCAAGGTCATCAAGAACCTCAGCGCCCTGTCGGGCGGCGAGCAGGCCCTGGTGGCCATCTCCATCTATTTTGCCATCCTCAACGTGAACCCGGCGCCCTTCTGCATCCTGGACGAGATCGAAGCCGCCCTCGACGATGTGAACGTGGTGCGCTATGCCCAGTATCTGCGCCGGATGACCGAGCATACCCAGTTCATCGTCATCACCCACCGCCGCGGCACCATGGAGGCCGCCGACGTGCTGTACGGTGTGACCATGCAGGAGGACGGCGTCTCCAAGATTCTGCGTCTCGACCTCGAGAACGTCAGTGCCGACCTGATCTCTTGA
- the ftsY gene encoding signal recognition particle-docking protein FtsY, with protein MFFFKKRNISEKEFEEQQKMQRGLEKTRTGFFQNILNTLTNCQIDDDLYNDLEEQLILADVGPACAVRLVDELRDEVEKNHLKTGEEALNALRSILCQELTPRYPLELDGHPAVILVIGVNGVGKTTTIAKLAHLYKEEGRRVMLAAGDTFRAAASEQLELWADRAGVPLVQAGQGADPAAVIFDAVKSATAKGYDMVIADTAGRLHNKKGLMDELGKISRSVKKASPEASLEVLLVLDAITGQNAISQAEEFCRAAGATGVVLTKLDGTPKGGCAVSVWENLGLPIRFVGVGEKIDDLMPFDAQTFVESLLPEVPTHKED; from the coding sequence ATGTTTTTCTTTAAAAAGCGCAACATCTCGGAAAAAGAGTTTGAAGAACAGCAGAAGATGCAGCGCGGTCTGGAAAAGACCCGCACCGGCTTCTTCCAGAACATCCTCAACACTCTGACCAACTGCCAGATCGACGACGATCTCTACAACGACCTGGAGGAACAGCTGATCCTGGCCGACGTGGGCCCCGCCTGCGCGGTGCGGCTGGTGGACGAGCTGCGGGACGAGGTGGAGAAAAACCACCTCAAGACCGGCGAGGAAGCACTCAACGCCTTGCGGAGCATCCTCTGCCAGGAACTGACCCCCCGGTATCCCCTGGAACTGGACGGTCACCCGGCGGTGATCCTCGTCATCGGCGTCAACGGCGTGGGTAAGACCACCACCATCGCCAAGCTGGCCCACCTCTATAAGGAGGAGGGCCGCCGGGTCATGCTGGCCGCCGGCGATACCTTCCGTGCCGCCGCCAGCGAGCAGCTGGAACTGTGGGCCGACCGAGCCGGCGTGCCGCTGGTCCAGGCCGGGCAGGGGGCCGATCCCGCCGCCGTCATCTTCGACGCGGTGAAGAGCGCCACCGCCAAAGGCTACGATATGGTCATCGCCGACACGGCGGGCCGTCTGCACAACAAGAAGGGCCTGATGGACGAGCTGGGCAAGATCTCCCGCAGCGTCAAGAAGGCCAGCCCCGAGGCAAGTCTCGAAGTGCTGCTGGTGCTGGACGCCATCACCGGCCAGAACGCCATCAGCCAGGCGGAGGAATTCTGCCGGGCCGCCGGTGCCACCGGCGTGGTGCTCACCAAGCTGGACGGCACCCCCAAGGGCGGCTGTGCCGTCAGCGTCTGGGAAAACCTGGGCCTGCCCATCCGGTTCGTGGGCGTGGGCGAGAAGATCGACGATCTCATGCCCTTCGACGCCCAGACCTTTGTGGAGTCGCTGCTGCCCGAAGTGCCCACCCATAAGGAGGACTGA
- the rdgB gene encoding RdgB/HAM1 family non-canonical purine NTP pyrophosphatase, translating into MLICAASNNAGKLKELRRILERMGHEVKSLRELGITLDPEETGTTFAENARIKAEAFCKASGLPTVADDSGLCVDALNGAPGVYSARYCGHHGDDAANNAKLLREMAGVPEEKRTARFVSAVCFLLPDGRELLVEGECPGSVAFTGTGSNGFGYDPLFIPDRVGLPDGTTAENTARRSYAELADGEKDAISHRGRAMEKLDAQLPAFLGQA; encoded by the coding sequence ATGCTGATCTGTGCTGCCAGCAACAATGCCGGCAAACTGAAGGAACTGCGCCGCATCCTGGAGCGGATGGGCCATGAGGTGAAGAGCCTGCGGGAACTGGGCATTACCCTGGACCCCGAGGAGACCGGCACCACCTTTGCGGAGAATGCCCGCATCAAGGCCGAAGCCTTCTGCAAGGCCAGCGGCCTGCCCACCGTGGCCGATGATTCCGGCCTCTGCGTGGATGCCCTGAACGGCGCCCCCGGCGTCTACAGCGCCCGGTATTGCGGGCACCATGGCGACGATGCCGCCAACAACGCCAAACTCCTGCGGGAGATGGCGGGCGTCCCCGAAGAAAAGCGCACCGCCCGGTTTGTGTCGGCGGTCTGCTTCCTGCTGCCCGACGGCCGGGAACTGCTGGTGGAGGGCGAATGCCCCGGCAGCGTGGCCTTCACCGGGACCGGTTCCAACGGCTTCGGCTACGACCCGCTGTTCATTCCCGACCGGGTGGGCCTGCCGGACGGTACCACCGCCGAAAACACCGCCCGCCGCAGCTACGCCGAGCTGGCCGACGGGGAAAAGGACGCCATCAGCCACCGGGGCCGCGCCATGGAGAAGCTGGACGCTCAGCTGCCGGCCTTCCTGGGCCAGGCGTAA
- a CDS encoding YhbY family RNA-binding protein — MLNSKQRAALRGAANTLDPVFQIGKGEIDETLIQGVADCLAARELIKVKVLENSEYSAKEAANILAEALSADCVQVIGRKFVLFKQKPKESAYTAILAK; from the coding sequence ATGCTCAACAGCAAACAGCGTGCCGCCCTGCGCGGCGCCGCCAACACCCTGGACCCGGTCTTCCAGATCGGCAAGGGGGAGATCGACGAGACCCTGATCCAGGGCGTGGCCGACTGTCTGGCCGCCCGGGAGCTCATCAAGGTGAAGGTGCTGGAAAACAGCGAGTATTCCGCCAAGGAGGCCGCGAACATCCTGGCCGAGGCCCTGTCCGCCGACTGTGTGCAGGTCATCGGCCGCAAGTTCGTGCTTTTCAAGCAGAAACCCAAGGAGAGCGCCTACACCGCCATTCTGGCAAAATGA
- the yqeK gene encoding bis(5'-nucleosyl)-tetraphosphatase (symmetrical) YqeK — translation MKKVLLYGGTFDPPHNGHINNLRAALELVQPDRVIVMPAGIPPHKAASATPGEVRLAMCDCFKALSPLVEVSDWELRQGGRSFTVHTMEMLRARFPDAALYLSVGSDMLLTFQLWCRWQDILQMATLVVESRRPGDDAALAEAARVLEGYGGRVLFARAESYPCASSDLRTGKIPRARWGQYLPPSVLQVIETRGLYRQATPPRQGGTGIMTCEEAKELVKPRLSHKRWTHTKNVKKMAVQLAERWGENPEKAALAALLHDSAKELPREALLQIFADNAIIAENAPARPAAIWHGIAAAILAEKMWGVTDPEILSAIRCHTTGKPGMSLLDKILYLADMTSDERDWPGVEELRRLEMEDLDKALLVALKQSIDFVKEKGGALDPESVAAYEYQKAQLGC, via the coding sequence ATGAAAAAGGTACTTTTGTACGGCGGCACCTTTGACCCGCCTCACAACGGCCACATCAACAACCTGCGGGCCGCGCTGGAGCTGGTGCAGCCCGACCGGGTCATCGTCATGCCGGCGGGCATTCCGCCCCATAAAGCGGCCAGTGCTACGCCGGGCGAGGTGCGCCTGGCCATGTGCGACTGTTTCAAGGCGCTGTCTCCCCTGGTGGAGGTCAGCGACTGGGAACTGCGCCAGGGCGGCCGCAGTTTTACGGTGCACACGATGGAGATGCTGCGCGCGCGGTTCCCTGACGCCGCGCTGTACTTAAGCGTGGGCAGCGATATGCTGCTGACCTTCCAGCTGTGGTGCCGCTGGCAGGATATCCTGCAGATGGCCACCCTGGTGGTGGAAAGCCGCCGCCCCGGGGACGATGCCGCACTGGCCGAGGCAGCCCGGGTGCTGGAAGGCTACGGCGGCCGGGTGCTGTTTGCCCGGGCCGAGAGTTATCCCTGTGCCTCCAGCGATCTGCGCACGGGGAAGATCCCCCGCGCCCGGTGGGGACAGTATCTGCCGCCGTCGGTGCTGCAGGTGATCGAAACCAGGGGGCTCTACCGGCAGGCAACACCCCCGCGCCAAGGAGGAACTGGTATCATGACCTGTGAAGAAGCGAAGGAACTGGTCAAACCGCGCCTGAGCCACAAGCGCTGGACCCACACCAAAAATGTAAAAAAAATGGCAGTACAGCTGGCCGAGCGGTGGGGCGAAAACCCCGAAAAAGCTGCTCTGGCGGCCCTTTTGCACGACAGTGCCAAGGAGCTGCCCCGGGAAGCCCTGTTGCAGATTTTTGCCGATAATGCTATAATAGCAGAAAATGCCCCGGCACGTCCTGCGGCCATCTGGCACGGCATTGCCGCCGCCATTCTGGCCGAAAAGATGTGGGGGGTGACCGACCCGGAAATCCTGTCGGCCATCCGCTGCCACACCACCGGCAAGCCGGGCATGAGCCTGCTGGACAAGATCCTCTACCTGGCCGATATGACCAGCGACGAGCGTGACTGGCCGGGCGTGGAGGAACTGCGCCGCCTGGAGATGGAGGATCTGGACAAAGCGCTTTTGGTGGCGCTGAAGCAGAGCATTGATTTTGTAAAAGAAAAGGGCGGCGCGCTGGATCCCGAAAGCGTGGCCGCATACGAGTACCAAAAGGCGCAGCTGGGATGCTGA
- a CDS encoding LCP family protein — translation MSEPRKLHTGGASGSPYSAGSSRPSGSGMPDQDQYEAARRRAQQLASQNARRRVVQQPVRTAQGRHINQHPVQEEPVQTPPPAEAQTPPPVQEPEAPRELTRAQRQAMAYRAAAERKYGNTASFPAQRRTVRQPSQGGTQAARPQTRRLDTDQRRSSRPAPAAPAEAPASGGIRMEEETPRRRAPEAGAEKSTYRAGESGSAGGGRKPPRDGDAPRGKKSGKKGDDGGKKGKKKKKKGLWWKILLITLCIILLIFGGAYALIMAAIAPSGGAIKISQLINTPKEFQGKELNILVTGVDRSSTDDLSAGAANDSNVNDGMTDMILYVHFNNETGELKMLQIPRDTMVTTDTSVSANYRINGVAKTQGSDNNNNMAALCELVADQYKLPIDGYVTIRLEMLTELVDLFGGVEIYVPFDVDYAALGLGDSKISAGYQTLNGASMEFLLRARKVYPDGDIGRLNMQRQFYAALFRKLKSIGNIWDVAKLTPAVLNYMETDLSASQLISFAVSLLNVDSSKIMICQMPVINGPKYQGESLLYPARQEDADLLNQYFRENTGPVDASQLNLCDNVVDLSGYTATDPNVQYMGSLMSDADTAQHDNNLDGSNQVVDVTESESTDTSSSSDSSSGDSSSDSAA, via the coding sequence ATGAGCGAACCGCGTAAGCTCCACACCGGCGGGGCATCGGGCAGCCCGTATTCGGCTGGCTCGTCCCGGCCGTCCGGTTCCGGCATGCCGGACCAGGATCAGTACGAAGCCGCACGCCGCCGCGCCCAGCAGCTGGCCAGTCAGAATGCACGCCGCCGGGTGGTGCAGCAGCCTGTGCGCACCGCGCAGGGGCGCCATATCAACCAGCATCCGGTTCAGGAGGAACCGGTCCAGACTCCGCCACCGGCCGAGGCCCAGACCCCGCCGCCGGTGCAGGAGCCGGAAGCACCCCGTGAACTGACCCGTGCCCAGCGCCAGGCCATGGCCTACCGCGCCGCGGCGGAGCGCAAGTACGGCAACACCGCCAGCTTCCCGGCCCAGCGCCGCACGGTGCGCCAGCCCTCCCAGGGCGGCACCCAGGCGGCCCGCCCCCAGACCCGCCGCCTGGACACCGACCAGCGCCGCAGCAGCCGCCCGGCGCCCGCGGCCCCCGCGGAGGCTCCCGCTTCGGGCGGAATCCGGATGGAGGAGGAAACGCCCCGCCGCCGCGCCCCCGAGGCCGGCGCCGAAAAATCCACCTACCGCGCCGGAGAATCCGGCAGTGCCGGCGGCGGCCGCAAGCCGCCCCGGGACGGCGATGCGCCCCGCGGCAAGAAGAGCGGCAAAAAAGGGGATGACGGCGGCAAGAAGGGCAAGAAGAAAAAGAAGAAGGGCCTGTGGTGGAAGATCCTGCTCATCACCCTGTGCATCATCCTGCTCATCTTCGGCGGTGCCTACGCCCTGATCATGGCGGCCATTGCCCCCTCGGGCGGCGCCATCAAGATCAGCCAGCTGATCAACACCCCCAAGGAATTCCAGGGCAAGGAACTGAACATCCTGGTCACCGGTGTGGACCGTTCCAGCACCGACGACCTGTCGGCCGGCGCCGCCAACGACTCCAACGTCAACGACGGCATGACCGATATGATCCTCTACGTCCATTTCAATAACGAGACGGGCGAACTGAAGATGCTGCAGATCCCCCGCGACACCATGGTCACCACCGATACCAGCGTCTCGGCCAACTACCGCATCAACGGCGTGGCCAAGACCCAGGGATCCGACAACAACAACAATATGGCCGCCCTCTGCGAGCTGGTGGCCGATCAGTACAAGCTGCCCATCGACGGTTATGTGACCATCCGCCTCGAAATGCTCACCGAACTGGTGGACCTCTTCGGCGGCGTGGAGATCTACGTTCCCTTTGATGTGGACTACGCGGCTTTGGGCCTGGGCGACAGCAAGATCAGCGCCGGATACCAGACGCTGAACGGCGCCTCCATGGAATTCCTGCTCCGTGCCCGTAAGGTTTACCCCGACGGCGACATCGGCCGTCTGAACATGCAGCGTCAGTTCTACGCGGCGCTCTTCCGCAAGCTGAAGAGCATCGGCAATATCTGGGACGTGGCCAAGCTGACCCCGGCGGTGCTCAACTATATGGAGACCGACCTCAGCGCCTCCCAGCTGATCAGCTTTGCGGTCAGCCTGCTCAATGTGGACAGCAGCAAGATCATGATCTGCCAGATGCCGGTCATCAATGGCCCGAAGTACCAGGGCGAGTCGCTGCTCTATCCGGCCCGCCAGGAGGACGCCGACCTGCTCAACCAGTATTTCCGCGAGAATACCGGCCCGGTGGACGCCAGCCAGCTGAACCTCTGCGACAACGTCGTGGATCTGTCCGGCTACACCGCCACCGATCCCAACGTGCAGTATATGGGCAGCCTGATGAGTGATGCCGACACGGCCCAGCATGACAACAACCTGGATGGTTCCAACCAGGTCGTCGACGTGACCGAGAGCGAGAGCACCGATACCAGCAGTTCGTCGGACAGCAGTTCCGGGGACAGCTCCAGTGACTCCGCCGCCTGA
- the rsfS gene encoding ribosome silencing factor, whose amino-acid sequence MESRELAIRLARALDAKKALNVHILAVEDLTTVTEYFVIATGTSTTHVGALADEAEFQLGREGVNVLRTEGHDGKRWVLLDYGSVIVHVFTQEAHDYYDLEHLWADATPVPASEWLEEKTDAAE is encoded by the coding sequence ATGGAAAGCAGAGAACTTGCCATCCGTCTGGCCCGCGCGCTGGACGCCAAAAAGGCCCTCAACGTCCACATTCTGGCCGTGGAGGATCTGACCACCGTGACCGAATACTTCGTCATCGCCACCGGCACTTCCACCACCCATGTGGGGGCCCTGGCCGATGAGGCGGAGTTCCAGCTGGGCCGCGAGGGCGTCAACGTCCTGCGCACCGAGGGTCACGACGGCAAACGCTGGGTGTTGCTGGATTACGGCAGCGTCATTGTGCATGTCTTTACGCAGGAAGCGCATGACTATTACGACCTGGAACATCTCTGGGCCGATGCGACGCCTGTGCCTGCCAGCGAATGGCTGGAAGAAAAAACGGATGCCGCCGAGTAA